One window of Amaranthus tricolor cultivar Red isolate AtriRed21 chromosome 13, ASM2621246v1, whole genome shotgun sequence genomic DNA carries:
- the LOC130797525 gene encoding ABC transporter A family member 12-like isoform X1: MANVVPGKSSYLAQSNALLRKNLTYQKRNKCQNCCLFVFPVVILGLLTIMNNYLQHLQEAKQNLLPPILNPPEMPPAIQIPIDQDLPNPNCRINSSCSASFLFTAYNQSFAQGVVDDMFPTPTSVNSSDLLTHLVLGTPSMSDNKNVSHEESRLYYLQQKCYKNSSIFVPIELDCMEGLTLWRNSTSKIHDELIIGDSRTNNNEEKEFAGAFDLQNSDNQNFNVIVWYKTVKDEQSSPQMQADVISLLNMVSIAFLRFVRGADAQISVEFFKDMPKSIDLNLPHLVTLMSTLLFIWIIVWLFPVMLQALVYEKQEKLRMMMKMHGLSDGAYWTISYGYFALVSIIYMLCFVAFGSLLGLGFFTMNALTIQLVFYFVYANLQVSLAFLASELFSNVKTASVVGYLLVFVTGLLGNFLFLNLLETPFFPRIWVTVLELFPGFSLFRGLYELQQYALEGITVDNGGMKWQDLNDPNNGMKEVVIIMFLEWLLTLFLAYYVDRVSISGCWWKKASSSARQPTLSSHESQISFQTEKTDVIQQRETVEQLTLEATASHAIVCNNIRKVYAARDGNPPKVAVKGMYLALPQTGCFGMLGPNGAGKTSFISMMIGLTKPTSGSAFINGLDMSTNMDEIYSMMGVCPQHDLLWETLTGREHLLFYGRLKNLKGAALMEAVEESLKNLNLFCGGVADKQAGKYSGGMKRRLSVAISLIGDPKVVFMDEPSTGLDPASRNSLWNVVKHAKQHRAIVLTTHSMEEAEALCDRLGIFVDGSLQCIADAKELKARYGGTLVFTLTSTAEHCTEVEEMVMSLSPNAHKTYHLAGTLKFELPKHGTRIADIFEAVEDAKKRFPVHAWGLTDTTLEDVFIKVARAT, translated from the exons ATGGCAAATGTCGTCCCTGGGAAATCCAGTTATTTGGCTCAATCCAATGCTTTGCTTAGGAAAAACTTAACTTATCAG AAAAGAAACAAATGCCAGAATTGCTGCCTATTTGTTTTCCCAGTGGTGATATTGGGATTACTAACGATCATGAATAACTACTTACAACATCTTCAAGAAGCAAAACAAAATTTGTTGCCACCAATTCTGAATCCCCCGGAAATGCCTCCTGCTATTCAAATCCCAATTGATCAAGACTTACCAAACCCTAATTGCAGGATTAACTCTTCTTGCTctgcttcttttctttttacGGCCTACAATCAATCTTTTGCCCAAG GTGTGGTTGATGACATGTTTCCAACTCCTACCTCTGTGAATTCATCTGACCTTCTCACGCACCTAGTCTTG GGAACCCCTTCAATGTCTGACAACAAGAATGTTTCTCATGAGGAATCACGACTTTATTACCTCCAACAAAAATGCTATAAGAATTCTTCCATATTTGTGCCCATTG AGTTGGACTGCATGGAGGGACTAACACTGTGGAGGAATAGCACCTCTAAAATCCATGATGAACTAATCATTGGTGATTCTCGTACTAATAACAATGAGGAAAAGGAATTTGCCGGGG CTTTTGATCTTCAGAACTCCGACAACCAGAATTTCAACGTAATTGTATGGTACAAAACTGTAAAGGATGAACAATCTTCACCCCAAATGCAAGCAGACGTTATAAGTTTGCTAAATATG GTATCAATTGCCTTCCTGCGATTTGTACGAGGGGCAGATGCACAAATATCAGTAGAGTTCTTCAAAGATATGCCAAAAAGTATTGATTTGAATCTGCCACATCTTGTCACATTGATGAGTACACTCTTGTTCATATGGATTATTGTTTGGTTATTCCCT GTCATGCTGCAAGCTCTGGTTTatgaaaagcaagagaaactccggatgatgatgaaaatgcaTGGGCTTAGTGACGGAGCTTATTGGACTATTTCATATGGCTACTTTGCTCTTGTGTCAATAATCTATATGCTATGTTTCGTAGCATTTGGTTCACTTCTTG GACTAGGCTTCTTCACAATGAATGCTTTAACCATCCAGTTGGTGTTCTACTTTGTTTATGCAAACTTGCAAGTTTCTTTGGCATTTTTGGCTTCTGAGTTATTCTCCAATGTTAAAACAGCTTCAG TTGTGGGTTATCTGCTTGTCTTTGTGACTGGTTTGCTGGGGAATTTCCTTTTCTTGAACTTGCTCGAGACACCCTTTTTTCCAA GAATATGGGTGACAGTTCTTGAGCTGTTTCCTGGGTTCTCATTATTTCGTGGGTTATATGAACTACAACAATATGCTCTTGAAGGAATTACGGTTGATAACGGAGGCATGAAGTGGCAAGACTTGAATGATCCTAACAATGGAATGAAAGAGGTCGTCATCATTATGTTTCTAGAGTGGCTACTTActctatttttagcatattatGTCGATCGTGTGTCAATATCCGGATGTTGGTGGAAAAAGGCTTCATCGTCTGCAAGGCAACCTACTCTGTCAAGTCATGAATCTCAAATTTCATTTCAAACAGAGAAAACAGATGTAATTCAACAG AGGGAGACTGTGGAACAACTGACACTCGAAGCGACTGCAAGCCATGCCATTGTCTGTAACAACATAAGAAAAGTGTACGCAGCAAGAGATGGAAACCCTCCAAAAGTTGCAGTCAAAGGAATGTATCTTGCCTTGCCTCAGACAGGTTGCTTTGGGATGCTTGGCCCCAATGGTGCTGGAAAAACTTCATTCATTAGTATG ATGATTGGGCTTACAAAGCCAACTTCAGGATCAGCATTCATAAATGGTTTGGACATGAGCACAAATATGGATGAGATATACTCAATGATGGGTGTTTGTCCTCAGCATGA TCTTCTGTGGGAAACTCTGACAGGAAGAGAGCATCTATTGTTTTATGGTAGACTAAAGAACCTTAAAGGTGCTGCACTAATGGAG GCAGTGGAAGAATCTCTGAAAAATCTGAACTTATTTTGCGGAGGTGTTGCCGACAAACAAGCTGGAAAATACAGTGGTGGTATGAAGAGAAGACTCAGTGTAGCTATCTCCTTAATCGGAGATCCAAAG GTGGTATTCATGGATGAACCTAGCACTGGATTGGATCCCGCTTCCAGGAACAGTCTGTGGAATGTTGTGAAGCATGCAAAGCAACATCGAGCCATCGTTCTAACTA CGCACTCGATGGAAGAAGCTGAGGCTCTTTGTGATCGGTTAGGAATATTTGTTGATGGCAGCCTACAGTGTATAGCAGATGCGAAAGAG CTGAAGGCGCGATATGGAGGAACGCTGGTGTTCACCTTGACAAGTACAGCAGAACACTGCACAGAGGTGGAGGAAATGGTGATGTCGTTGTCGCCTAATGCCCACAAGACTTATCACCTTGCAGGCACCTTAAAGTTCGAGCTTCCAAAACATGGGACGAGGATTGCAGATATTTTTGAAGCTGTAGAGGATGCGAAGAAGAGATTCCCGGTTCATGCATGGGGTTTGACAGACACCACTCTGGAAGACGTCTTCATCAAGGTTGCTAGAGCCACTTGA
- the LOC130797525 gene encoding ABC transporter A family member 12-like isoform X2 → MANVVPGKSSYLAQSNALLRKNLTYQKRNKCQNCCLFVFPVVILGLLTIMNNYLQHLQEAKQNLLPPILNPPEMPPAIQIPIDQDLPNPNCRINSSCSASFLFTAYNQSFAQGVVDDMFPTPTSVNSSDLLTHLVLGTPSMSDNKNVSHEESRLYYLQQKCYKNSSIFVPIELDCMEGLTLWRNSTSKIHDELIIGDSRTNNNEEKEFAGAFDLQNSDNQNFNVIVWYKTVKDEQSSPQMQADVISLLNMVSIAFLRFVRGADAQISVEFFKDMPKSIDLNLPHLVTLMSTLLFIWIIVWLFPVMLQALVYEKQEKLRMMMKMHGLSDGAYWTISYGYFALVSIIYMLCFVAFGSLLGLGFFTMNALTIQLVFYFVYANLQVSLAFLASELFSNVKTASVVGYLLVFVTGLLGNFLFLNLLETPFFPRITVDNGGMKWQDLNDPNNGMKEVVIIMFLEWLLTLFLAYYVDRVSISGCWWKKASSSARQPTLSSHESQISFQTEKTDVIQQRETVEQLTLEATASHAIVCNNIRKVYAARDGNPPKVAVKGMYLALPQTGCFGMLGPNGAGKTSFISMMIGLTKPTSGSAFINGLDMSTNMDEIYSMMGVCPQHDLLWETLTGREHLLFYGRLKNLKGAALMEAVEESLKNLNLFCGGVADKQAGKYSGGMKRRLSVAISLIGDPKVVFMDEPSTGLDPASRNSLWNVVKHAKQHRAIVLTTHSMEEAEALCDRLGIFVDGSLQCIADAKELKARYGGTLVFTLTSTAEHCTEVEEMVMSLSPNAHKTYHLAGTLKFELPKHGTRIADIFEAVEDAKKRFPVHAWGLTDTTLEDVFIKVARAT, encoded by the exons ATGGCAAATGTCGTCCCTGGGAAATCCAGTTATTTGGCTCAATCCAATGCTTTGCTTAGGAAAAACTTAACTTATCAG AAAAGAAACAAATGCCAGAATTGCTGCCTATTTGTTTTCCCAGTGGTGATATTGGGATTACTAACGATCATGAATAACTACTTACAACATCTTCAAGAAGCAAAACAAAATTTGTTGCCACCAATTCTGAATCCCCCGGAAATGCCTCCTGCTATTCAAATCCCAATTGATCAAGACTTACCAAACCCTAATTGCAGGATTAACTCTTCTTGCTctgcttcttttctttttacGGCCTACAATCAATCTTTTGCCCAAG GTGTGGTTGATGACATGTTTCCAACTCCTACCTCTGTGAATTCATCTGACCTTCTCACGCACCTAGTCTTG GGAACCCCTTCAATGTCTGACAACAAGAATGTTTCTCATGAGGAATCACGACTTTATTACCTCCAACAAAAATGCTATAAGAATTCTTCCATATTTGTGCCCATTG AGTTGGACTGCATGGAGGGACTAACACTGTGGAGGAATAGCACCTCTAAAATCCATGATGAACTAATCATTGGTGATTCTCGTACTAATAACAATGAGGAAAAGGAATTTGCCGGGG CTTTTGATCTTCAGAACTCCGACAACCAGAATTTCAACGTAATTGTATGGTACAAAACTGTAAAGGATGAACAATCTTCACCCCAAATGCAAGCAGACGTTATAAGTTTGCTAAATATG GTATCAATTGCCTTCCTGCGATTTGTACGAGGGGCAGATGCACAAATATCAGTAGAGTTCTTCAAAGATATGCCAAAAAGTATTGATTTGAATCTGCCACATCTTGTCACATTGATGAGTACACTCTTGTTCATATGGATTATTGTTTGGTTATTCCCT GTCATGCTGCAAGCTCTGGTTTatgaaaagcaagagaaactccggatgatgatgaaaatgcaTGGGCTTAGTGACGGAGCTTATTGGACTATTTCATATGGCTACTTTGCTCTTGTGTCAATAATCTATATGCTATGTTTCGTAGCATTTGGTTCACTTCTTG GACTAGGCTTCTTCACAATGAATGCTTTAACCATCCAGTTGGTGTTCTACTTTGTTTATGCAAACTTGCAAGTTTCTTTGGCATTTTTGGCTTCTGAGTTATTCTCCAATGTTAAAACAGCTTCAG TTGTGGGTTATCTGCTTGTCTTTGTGACTGGTTTGCTGGGGAATTTCCTTTTCTTGAACTTGCTCGAGACACCCTTTTTTCCAA GAATTACGGTTGATAACGGAGGCATGAAGTGGCAAGACTTGAATGATCCTAACAATGGAATGAAAGAGGTCGTCATCATTATGTTTCTAGAGTGGCTACTTActctatttttagcatattatGTCGATCGTGTGTCAATATCCGGATGTTGGTGGAAAAAGGCTTCATCGTCTGCAAGGCAACCTACTCTGTCAAGTCATGAATCTCAAATTTCATTTCAAACAGAGAAAACAGATGTAATTCAACAG AGGGAGACTGTGGAACAACTGACACTCGAAGCGACTGCAAGCCATGCCATTGTCTGTAACAACATAAGAAAAGTGTACGCAGCAAGAGATGGAAACCCTCCAAAAGTTGCAGTCAAAGGAATGTATCTTGCCTTGCCTCAGACAGGTTGCTTTGGGATGCTTGGCCCCAATGGTGCTGGAAAAACTTCATTCATTAGTATG ATGATTGGGCTTACAAAGCCAACTTCAGGATCAGCATTCATAAATGGTTTGGACATGAGCACAAATATGGATGAGATATACTCAATGATGGGTGTTTGTCCTCAGCATGA TCTTCTGTGGGAAACTCTGACAGGAAGAGAGCATCTATTGTTTTATGGTAGACTAAAGAACCTTAAAGGTGCTGCACTAATGGAG GCAGTGGAAGAATCTCTGAAAAATCTGAACTTATTTTGCGGAGGTGTTGCCGACAAACAAGCTGGAAAATACAGTGGTGGTATGAAGAGAAGACTCAGTGTAGCTATCTCCTTAATCGGAGATCCAAAG GTGGTATTCATGGATGAACCTAGCACTGGATTGGATCCCGCTTCCAGGAACAGTCTGTGGAATGTTGTGAAGCATGCAAAGCAACATCGAGCCATCGTTCTAACTA CGCACTCGATGGAAGAAGCTGAGGCTCTTTGTGATCGGTTAGGAATATTTGTTGATGGCAGCCTACAGTGTATAGCAGATGCGAAAGAG CTGAAGGCGCGATATGGAGGAACGCTGGTGTTCACCTTGACAAGTACAGCAGAACACTGCACAGAGGTGGAGGAAATGGTGATGTCGTTGTCGCCTAATGCCCACAAGACTTATCACCTTGCAGGCACCTTAAAGTTCGAGCTTCCAAAACATGGGACGAGGATTGCAGATATTTTTGAAGCTGTAGAGGATGCGAAGAAGAGATTCCCGGTTCATGCATGGGGTTTGACAGACACCACTCTGGAAGACGTCTTCATCAAGGTTGCTAGAGCCACTTGA
- the LOC130797527 gene encoding transcription factor PRE3-like, with the protein MSSRRSRSRQSGGSRITDDQIQDLVSKLQQLLPELHNTRRPDKVSAARVLQETCNRIRSLHREVDDLSVRLSQLLETTDTNQAALIRSLLMQ; encoded by the exons ATGTCTAGCAGAAGGTCACGGTCTAGACAATCTGGAGGTTCCAGAATTACAGATGATCAAATTCAAGACCTTGTTTCCAAGTTGCAGCAACTTCTCCCTGAGCTTCATAACACCCGTCGCCCCGATAAG GTATCAGCAGCTAGGGTATTGCAGGAGACTTGTAATCGCATAAGAAGCTTGCATAGGGAAGTTGATGACTTAAGTGTGAGATTATCTCAGCTGTTAGAAACAACTGATACTAATCAAGCTGCACTTATTAGGAGTTTACTTATGCAATAA